The genome window GGATCAGCTGAGGCTGCCTTCCGGGCCTTGTCGACATCACCGGAGAACGCGGCGGCGCCCGCCTGGACGTCGACTTGGGCCTTGAGCTGCTCCGCTTCCGGCTCCATGTAGCCGCGGGCTTCGAGCTTTTCGAGGATCGACCGTGCCTCATCGAGTTTCTTCATGGCCGCCAGGACCCGCCCGAGTCCGATCCAGGCGAACCAGTTCTCGGCGTCCTCTTCGACAACTCGGCGGTACTTTGCCTCGGCCTGCGCCGGCTCGGACGCTTCCTGCTCCACCGCCTCGGCGAGGAGGCGGTCCATCTCGGAGGGAAGAATCCGGTCCAGCCATTCGCGGATCTGCTTCTCGGGGAGGGCCCCCTGGAAGGCGTCGATCGGGCGGCCGTCGACGAAGGCGACGACGAGGGGGATCGACTGGACGCCGAAGGCTCCGGCGAGCTCCGGGTTCTGCTCGGTCTCGACCTTCGCCAGGATGAAGCGGCCCGCGTAGTCGTTGGCGAGCTTCTCGAGGATCGGGGCGAGCATGAGGCAGGGCTGGCACCACGTGGCCCAGAAGTCGATGACAACCGGGACGGTCCGGGACTTCTGGACGACCTCCACGTCGAAGGTTTCGGCGGTCGGCTCGATGATCCAGGGGGAGGCGCTGGCCATGGGAGAGATGTCTTTCTGTCGAAGGTCGCAAAACTCGCGGCGGGGAGCCGGGGGAGGGCTTAGTAGCGGGGGATCGTCGGGTCGACCTGGAGGGACCAGCCGTCGATTCCGCCGGCCATGCTCTGGGCCTGGGAGAAGCCCTGGGCCCGCATCCAGCGGGCGACGCGCAGGCTGCGGCCGCCGTGGTGGCAGTGGATGACGATGAGGTCGTTTTTGCGGGTGTCGATTTCGCCGATCCGTTCCTGGATCTGGCTCATGGGGAGGAGTTCGGCGCCGGGGATGCGGCAGCGGTCGAACTCGTCCTGTTCTCGGCAGTCGAGGAGGAGGAAGGGTTCTTTGGCATCGAGCCGGCTCTTGACGGTGGCGATATCGGTTTCGAGGGGGAGCTCGGTCATGTGTGCCTGCGGCGGGTGGAGGTGTGGTGTTCCAGAATAGGGATGTCGTTCGCGACTGAGAAGAAGCCGCGAGCTTGCCGGGAGGACGGTGCTACCTCAAACCCAACGTGCCCCGGCAGCCAGGGGTCAAGGGGGCCACGCCCCCTTGCCGCCGGAGGCATTTTCGATGAGGAACCGTGGGACACAACGGATGGCCGCTTTGTGGAACAGGCGTCGAGAACTCACCACTCGATTCGCAATCCCCGAGGGTTGGTGGGGGGGCATACGGCACCCTGTCCGCGTTTGGACACGCGATTCTTCAGACATCTCTCGACGGGCTAGGCCTCCGGCGGGCAAAGGGGCGTCGCCCCTCTGCACTCCCCACCAGGGTAGCCCCTGGACCCGGTTCATGGGGCGCGGTAACTCAATACCGCGGACACTGGGACTCTTCCACCACCAGCGATACGATCGCCACTCGCCACTTCTCTGAATCATCGCACTGGGAACATTCCTTCATGTCGCACGCCTATCCCAAACTCCACAACGCCATGTGGCCGGGACTCGTCGGAAAAGAACCCGGGACCGACCACCCCCCCATCAGCCTCGACCGGATGCTCGAACTCACCGCCAAGGCGGAAGTCAACGGCCAGAAGTTCGAAGGCGTCGACATCTTCCTCTTCCACCCCCACACCGATCCCGACGCCAGCAACGACGACATCCGCCGCATGGCTGACAAGATCGCCGCCCACGGCCTCAAGGTCGGCTCCCTCGTCGCACCCGTCTGGCCCGGGACCGTCGGCGACTCCGCCATGGGCTCCCCCGAACAACAGGCCAAGTTCGTCCTCGCCGTCGAAAAAGCCTGCCGCATCGCCGGCCTCCTCAACAAGCACGGCGTCCGCCAGTACGGCCTGATCCGCATCGACAGCGCCACCAGCCCCAGCCAGTGGGTCGAAGACCCCAAGGCCGGCACCAAGAAGATCGCCGAGACCTTCCGCAAGGCCGGCAAGGTCGCCGCCGACCACGGCGAACGCCTCGCCGCCGAAGGGGAAATCTGCTGGGCCGGGATGCACTCCTGGCGGGCCATGGTCGACCTCCTCGAACAGACCAACATGCCCGGCACCGTCGGCTTCCAGGCGGATCTCGCCCACACCTACCTCTACCTCCTGGGCTACAACGCCCCCGAGCATGCCCTCCTGAAGAGCGGCTACTCGGAGGAGGAGTTCGCGACCGCCTACAAGAAGATGACCGACGCCCTGCGGCCCTGGACGCTCGACTTCCACGTCGCTCAGAACGACGGCTCGGTCCACGGCACCGGCAACCACGACAAGACCGGCCGCCACTGCCCGGCGGACGATCCGAACGGCAAGCTCGATATCGTGAAGTGCTCGAAGTTCTGGCTCGAAGGAGCCGCCGAACGCGGCATCAAGCACATCTGCTGGGACGGCTGCATGTTCCCGAACGCCATGCTTGAAGAGCAGAAGACCTGGAACACGATCCTCGGCAAGATGATCCAGGTCCGCGACGCCGCGGGCTGGAACTGATAGGAAACTCCTGTGTGCCCATCAGAGCCGTGTGAGCAGTCTCACACGGCTCTTCCTATGTCGGTAGGCTGCACGGGACCACCGCAGGTCCTCCTCAGTTCGCGACGTTATCCGTGGTGAGCCCGTCGGTGGCAGTTCGGACACAATGCCATTGCGTTTTCAACCGTATCAGGGCCACCATCGGCAAGACGAACTCGGTGATGGACTTCCAAGTATGGACTTCCATCGGAACGCTTCATGAAAGGAGCTTGCTTCAGACATGACTCGCATGTGCCATCTGCACGACGTAACACAGCGACAATGACGGCCGCATTCCGGATGAAGTCGAGTGACAGAACCATCCTTCGCTGAGGAAGCGCTGGAGCGGATTTCAGTCGAGTTCGCAATTCTTCGTCGGATAGCATGGATAGCTCCGCAACTTTGCGGTTCATGTCCAACGTAGCACTCTCATCTGACACGACATCGGCACCGATATCGCGGACTTCGCTCCACTTCCCAGCCCTTGCCCGCTCCTGATAGGGTTGACCATCGCTGCATTTGATCAGATGCCTAACCGGTAAGACGATCGCTAGGCGGCGCAAGCTGCGCACCGTGATCAGATTGACGGAGTCTTTCCCGGATGTCTGATTCCCGTCGAAAAGCTCCAGTTCATCCGGCTGGATTTCTTTAATTATCCGCCGGATGTGTCTGCGACGAGCAACGGTCAGTTCTTGCTTGTCCTCCCAACGGACGATTTCGCCAACGTAGTACACAAAGTTGAAGTCCGTGTGTGGTGAAGCATAGAGGCGGATAGGTGATTCAACAGACGGGGCCACCCTTCGAAACATGGCCACCCTTCCCGAGGAGTGAGGTTGCAGAAAGCATTCCTGACTCGGTCGGTCACGCTGTACCGCTTCGATGTCCTCCAGAACGTGCTCGAAGATCCCGTTGATGAACAACGCGCTGGTCATCACACCCTCAGCAGGCCCGCATGAGCAGCGATGGTACATGAAACAACATTACACACCCAATCTCTCTGTTGGTGTGTACAGAAACTCGCTCGCCTTCGTTTCGAAGGCGCAGTTCCTAAAGTCGCGATGGACCCGTTAAATAACTTTTCGCGATCACCGCGTGGAACTGATCGCCGTCTCATCAATTGGCGCAGGTTGGGCAGTGATCGGAGCCGCGGCCGGCCGCTTCCCTTCCGCGGCGTTCCAGACGTGCTTCGGAGCCGCGAAGAGCACAATCGTCAGGACGCAGCAGATGATCGCGGCCGCGACGGGCGCCGGAGCGGGATGGCTCGCGCTCGGGCCGACGCCCGGATTCAGGTACATCGCGCCGATCAGGCGCAGATAGTAGTAGGCGCTGATCGCCGCATTCACGGCGAGGATGATGGCGAGGTACTGGCCGGCCGGGCTGGCATCGGACCACGCGGCCAGGAACAGGTTCAGCTTGCCGAGGAAGCCCGCCGTCGGCGGCAGACCGGTCAGGCTGAACAGCAGGATCGCCATCATGAAGGCGGAGGCCGAATGGTGGCGGCTCAGCCCCGCCAGATCCTCGATGTTCTGGAGCGAACGGCCCGGCGGGCTGATCGCGGCCAGGATGGCGAAGACGCCGAGCGTCATGATCCCGTAGGTCGCCAGGTAGAACAGCAGGGCCGAGGTCCCGTTCAGAGACCCGAAGGCCCCGACGCTGAGGCCGACCAGCATGTAGCCGGCGTGAGCGACGCTCGAATAGGCCATCAGCCGATGGATGTTCTTCTGCCGGAAGGCCATCAGGTTCCCGACGATCATCGTCAGGGCGGCAAGCGCCGTCAGGAGCGGCTTGAGGAGCCCCGCCAGCAGGCCGGATTCCAGGAAGCCGACCGAGCTGCTGCCAAGAGTGGTGAAACGGATCAGCGCGACGAACCCGACCACCTTGGGGATGAACGACAGCATCCCAGCCATGAAGGCAGGGGAGCCTTGGAAGACGTCCGGAGCGTAGAAGTGGAACGGGACGGCGGTGATCCGGAAGGCGAGTCCCGCGATCAAGAGGCCGCTGCCCAGCGCCACAAGCGGCCCCCAGCCTGAGCGGAGGTACGCGGCGATCGTGGCGAGGTTCGTCGTTCCGGTCGCCCCGTAGAGGAGAGCCAGACCGTAGAGGACCATCGCCGACGAGAAGGCGCTGAGCAGAAAATACTTGATCGTCGCTTCGCGGCTCGCATCGTCGCGCCGCGGCAGGTAGAGCAGGATGTAGGTCGGGATGCTGACGAGCTCGAGGGCCAGGAACAGCGACACGAGGTCGTTGGACGCGGCGGTCAGGTTCGTCCCGGCGAGGATCGTCAAGAGACAGGCGTGGCACTCCGCCGAGCGGGAGTCCTCGACCTGGTTCCACATCGTCAGGACGATGATCGAACCGAGAAGGATCGACAGACCCCGGACATACCACGTCAGGCTGTCGAGCCGGAACGGGCCGGTGACGTCCGCCGCCAGCGGCGTCTTCCACCAGAAGACCCCCGCGGCCGCGAGCGCGAGCAGCGAGAGGAAGCCCCAGCGGTGCCGGAGGCCGCTCTGCGCCACGCCGCTTTCGCTGACGAGGAACGGGCCCGCCAGGAACATCACGCACACCGTGGCGATGAGCGCGATCTCCGGCAGGATGAATTGCGTGGCGTTGTTGATCTGGTCGAAGGTCACGTCAGTCGATCGCAGAATGAAGGAGATTTACTTGGCCGCAACGGCGGGAGTGGTCGCGGCAGCGCCGGCGTCGGCGGTCGCTGCCGGGGCGGGGACCGCCTCGTACAGCTTCACCAGGGCGTCCACGTCGGGACGGATCGTGTCGACGAGCGGAGCGGGAGTCACTCCGATCCACAGGCACAGGAGCGCCAGGGGAACGAGGGCGACCGCTTCGCGGAAGTTCATGTCCTCGATCGGGTCATGGACGTTCCGCGGCTCGCGGAGCGGACCGAAGAACCCGTGCTGGACCATCGTCAGGAGGTACCACGCTCCAAGGACCACGCCGCTCGCGCCGATCACGGCGTAGGCGACGTTGAACTTGAACATCCCCATCAGCGACAGGACTTCGCCGACGAACCCGTTGAGCCCCGGGAGGCCGATGCTCGCCATCGAGATGAAGACCATCGAGACGGCGATCAGCGGCAGCTTGTTGGCGAGGCCGCCCAGGTCATCCAGCATGCGGGTGTGGTAGCGGTCGTAGACCATCCCGACGAGGAGGAACAGGGCTCCCGTCGAGAGACCGTGGTTGATCATCTGCAGGATGCTGCCGGTGATCCCTTCGGCGTTCAGGGCGAAGAGGCCGAGCATGCAGAAGCCAAGGTGGGCCACCGAGCTGTAGGCGACGAGCTTCTTGATGTCCCGCTGGACGAGGGCACAGAGCGACCCGTAGACGATCCCGATCACCGACAGGAGGCCGATCAGCGGCGCCCCGCAGTGGACGCAGGCGTACGGGAACATCGGGAGGCAGAGCCGCAGGAAGCCGTAGCTGCCGAGCTTCAGCAGGACGCCGGCCAGCAGGACCGAGCCCGCCGTGGGGGCTTCGACGTGGGCCAGCGGAAGCCACGTGTGGAACGGGAAGAGCGGCACCTTGATCATGAAGCCGGTCGCGATGGCGAAGAACAGCCAGACCTGCAGGCTTCCCGGCATCGGGTGAGCGGCGAGGGTCCGGGCCAGATCCGGAATCGAGAACGGCGTCGTGAGGTCGGTGTGGCTGACGACCCACAGGACCATCGAGACGAGGCCCAGCAGCGTCACGAGGCTGCCGGCGAGGGTGTAGAGGAAGAACTTGAAGGCGGCGTAGACCTTCTGCGGTCCCCCCCAGATCCCGACGAGGAAGAACAGCGGGATCAGGGTGAACTCGAAGAAGACGTAGAACAGCAGGAGATCGAACGAGACGAAGACCCCGATCAGGCCCGCCTCGAGGACGAGCAGGCAGGTGTAGAACTCCGCGGCCCGGTCCTGGATCGTCTCCCAAGAAATCAGGATCGAGGAGACCGTCAGGAGCGTCGTCAGCAGGATCATCGACAGGCTGATGCCGTCGACGCCGAGGTAGAACTGGAAGGAGAGCTGCTTCGCCTGTGGCTCCTTGCCGGAGACGTGCCGGTCGAGCGTCAGCCACTCGTAACGGGCTTCGACGCGGGGCTGGGCCGCGCCGCGGTCGGCGGCGGGTGCGGGGAGTTCCTTGAACTGGGCCGCCGCGGCCAGCGACACCGCCAGCGTCGCCAGCGAGCCGACGAGCGCGATCCACCGCGGGACGGTCGGGCCGGCCGAGCCGCGGAACAGCATCAGCAGCACCGCCACCAGCAGCGGAAGGAACAACAGGCAGACGATCGTGGAAATCATGTTGGGGGGTCTGGGGACTAGGGTCCAGAGACTAGGGCGGCAGGAGCGGGGCTGTGTTTATCCCTCGTCCCTGGACCCGAGTCCCTCAACCGTCTCGATCACATTCCTGCCAGGGCCTGGAGTACGAACGCGACGCACACGAGGACGCCGATCCACATCACGAACGCATACGACTGGACGAACCCGCCGTGCAGCCGCTGCGGAGCGCTGCTGAGGATTCCGGGGATCTTTCCAACGCCATCGACGGCGGCGTCGACGACGTACTTGTCAAACAGCTCCGAGAGGTACGCCAGTCCCTTGAGGGGGAAGACGACCAGGAACATGAAGATCTCGTCGAAGTACAGCTTGCCGTACGAGGCGCGGTACAGCGGGCCGAACTGCCGGGCCAGGGTCTGCGGGACGTCGGTCTTGTCGACGTACAGGACCTTCGCCAGGAACCAGCCGGCCACCCCGATGACGATGCTCAGGCCCATCATCAGGAAGTTCATCCCATGCTCACCCTCGGGGATCCCGGTGGTGTGATGGAACGTGCCGCCGAAGAGGTGCGTCGGACCGACCGCAAGGCCGATGCCGAGGGCCGCGATCGCCAGGATCCGCAGCGGCCAGGCCATCGCCGGCGGCGCGTCGTGCGGATGGTGACCCGCTTCTTCGGGGAACCGCTCCGGACCGTGGAAGGTCATGTAGTAGGCGCGGAAGGTGTAGAACGCGGTCAGGAAGGCGGTGAAGAGGGCGATCCCCAGGATCACGGCAAAGAACATCCGGTGCTCGCCGTGCGTCGCTCCGCTGAAGAGGGCGGCCAGGATTTCGTCCTTGCTCCAGAAGCCGGCCAGCGGCGGGATCCCCGCCAGGGCGGCCGCTCCGCAGAGGAACGTCCAGTGCGTGATCGGCAGGGCATGCTTCAGCCCGCTGAACCGCCGCATGTCGATCACGTCCCCCATCGAGTGCATGACGCTTCCCGAGGCGAGGAACAGGAGGGCCTTGAAGTAGGCGTGCGTGAAGAGGTGGAACATCGCCGCCATGACGGCGAAGCCGACGAACTCTTTCCCCGCCGCTCCGGCCCCGAGGGCCATGAACATGTAGCCGAGCTGGCTGACGGTCGAATAGGCCATGACCCGCTTGAGGTCCGTCTGGGTCAGCGCGGTGATGGCGGCGATCAGGGCCGTAATCGCTCCGACCGCGGCGACCACCATCTGGGCCGTCGGGGCGAGCATGAACAGCGGCGTCGAGCGGGCGACGAGATAGACCCCCGCGGTGACCATCGTCGCGGCGTGGATCAGGGCGCTGACGGGGGTCGGGCCTTCCATCGCGTCCGGAAGCCAGACGTGCAGCGGGAACTGGGCCGACTTCCCCATCGCTCCGACGAACAGCAGGAGGCAGATCGTCGTGATCAGCTGCGGATCGGTCATCGCCAGCGTCTGCAGGCGATCGGCGTTGAAGACCTCGTCGAAACGGAGCGAGCCGAAGGTCGTCCAGATCAGGAAGATCCCCAGGATCAGTCCGAAGTCCCCGATCCGGTTGATGACGAACGCCTTCTTGGCCGCCGCGGCCGCGCTCGGCTTGCGGAACCAGAAGCCGATGAGGAGGTAACTGCAGACCCCCACCGCTTCCCAGAAGACGAACAGCATCAGGTAGCTGCTCGAGAGAACCAGCATGCACATCGAGAAGACGAAGCCGGAGACCGCGGCGAAGAACCGCGGATACCCCGGATCGTGGTGCATATAGCCCGATCCGAAGATCGCCACGAGGAGGCTGACGCCCGTCACCATCGCCAGCATGATGCCAGTCATGGCGTCCGCCCGGAGCTCGATCGGGACGTGGACCGATCCGACGTCGAGCCAGTTGTAGCCGACGGCGACGACCGGCCCCGACAGGACGTGCTCGGCATGTTCACCGGCGTGCGCCCAGGTCTTCGGCAGGATGTCGAACAGGAGGATCAGCGAGCAGACGAACGAGACGGCAATCGCCGCCGCGCAAGGCAGGTGGCTCTTGTACTTCCAGATCAGCTTGCCGGTGAGGGCGAGGAGGAGCGCCGCCGCCAGCGGAGCGCCCGGAATGAGCCACAGGATGAGATCGCGCGTCGATTCAGACATTGGTCGCGGTCTCCTTGCGATCGCCGCGGCTCAGCTCCAGCGGCCGGCCGGCCGGCGTGAGCTTCGGAAGATTCTCGTAGGTCGACTCGGGAAGCGGACGCGGGGCCCGTTCTTCCGGCGACAGCGGATCAGGGAGGTCGGACTCGTGGAACAGGCTCCACAGGTCGATGTTGAGCGACCGCGACTTCTGGTAGAGGTTCAGGATCAGCGACAGCGCCAGTCCCGCCTCGCACGCCGCGACGGTGAGGATGAAGATCGTAAAGACCTGTCCCTCGTTGTTTCCGTGCAGCTTGGAGAACGTCGTCAGCGTGAGCGAGACGCCGTGCAGCATCAGCTCCGCCGAGAGGATCATGAGGATCAGGTTGCGCCGCGTCAGGAACCCGATCCCCCCCAGGGTGAAGAGGATGGCCCCCACGGCGAGGTAGCCATTGATGGTGTTCATAGTGTTCCTTGCGCCCTTCGCGGAGCCATGGCGATCGCTCCGATGCTCGCCACGAGAAGGAGCGTTCCCGCCATTTCCACGGCGAAGAGGTAATCTCCGAACAGGGCGCGGCCGAGCCCGTGAAGGGTCCCGACCGGAGCCGCGTTTCCGTCCACGACCTTCGGAACCGTCAGTTCGCTGCGGGTTCCGGTGACGCGGGACATCGTCGCCGACGGCCCGTTCTTTCCGATCCGTTCGACGTCCTTGCCCGCGAGCTGCAGGCCGTAGAGCATCGTCCCGAGGAGGATGAAGGCCATGAAGGTCGCCCCGACCGGGTGACGGGACCGGCCGTCGTAGTTCGTCGCCCCCGCCTGCTGGGCGAGCATGATGACGAACAGGAAGGTGACGATGATCGCCCCCGCGTAGACGACGATCGTCGAGGCGGCGAGGAACGGAGCGTCCTGAAGAACGAACAGCCCGCAGACGCTGAGCGTCGTGAGGGCGAACCACAGGGCCCCGTAGACCGGGTTGGAGCTCGTCACCATCAGCGCGGCCGAACCGATCGCGCCGAGGGCGAAGACGTAGAACAGGACGGTCTCCACCGCGGCTTCGGCGGCAAGACTCTTCG of Planctomyces sp. SH-PL14 contains these proteins:
- a CDS encoding tetratricopeptide repeat protein, giving the protein MASASPWIIEPTAETFDVEVVQKSRTVPVVIDFWATWCQPCLMLAPILEKLANDYAGRFILAKVETEQNPELAGAFGVQSIPLVVAFVDGRPIDAFQGALPEKQIREWLDRILPSEMDRLLAEAVEQEASEPAQAEAKYRRVVEEDAENWFAWIGLGRVLAAMKKLDEARSILEKLEARGYMEPEAEQLKAQVDVQAGAAAFSGDVDKARKAASADPQNMTLQMELADTLAASGHYEEALELCLSHIARDRSGAGVPAKESMLTIMSTMADHELAGQYRRRLATLLY
- a CDS encoding rhodanese-like domain-containing protein; translation: MTELPLETDIATVKSRLDAKEPFLLLDCREQDEFDRCRIPGAELLPMSQIQERIGEIDTRKNDLIVIHCHHGGRSLRVARWMRAQGFSQAQSMAGGIDGWSLQVDPTIPRY
- a CDS encoding sugar phosphate isomerase/epimerase family protein, giving the protein MSHAYPKLHNAMWPGLVGKEPGTDHPPISLDRMLELTAKAEVNGQKFEGVDIFLFHPHTDPDASNDDIRRMADKIAAHGLKVGSLVAPVWPGTVGDSAMGSPEQQAKFVLAVEKACRIAGLLNKHGVRQYGLIRIDSATSPSQWVEDPKAGTKKIAETFRKAGKVAADHGERLAAEGEICWAGMHSWRAMVDLLEQTNMPGTVGFQADLAHTYLYLLGYNAPEHALLKSGYSEEEFATAYKKMTDALRPWTLDFHVAQNDGSVHGTGNHDKTGRHCPADDPNGKLDIVKCSKFWLEGAAERGIKHICWDGCMFPNAMLEEQKTWNTILGKMIQVRDAAGWN
- a CDS encoding HNH endonuclease signature motif containing protein, which gives rise to MTSALFINGIFEHVLEDIEAVQRDRPSQECFLQPHSSGRVAMFRRVAPSVESPIRLYASPHTDFNFVYYVGEIVRWEDKQELTVARRRHIRRIIKEIQPDELELFDGNQTSGKDSVNLITVRSLRRLAIVLPVRHLIKCSDGQPYQERARAGKWSEVRDIGADVVSDESATLDMNRKVAELSMLSDEELRTRLKSAPALPQRRMVLSLDFIRNAAVIVAVLRRADGTCESCLKQAPFMKRSDGSPYLEVHHRVRLADGGPDTVENAMALCPNCHRRAHHG
- a CDS encoding NADH-quinone oxidoreductase subunit N; this encodes MTFDQINNATQFILPEIALIATVCVMFLAGPFLVSESGVAQSGLRHRWGFLSLLALAAAGVFWWKTPLAADVTGPFRLDSLTWYVRGLSILLGSIIVLTMWNQVEDSRSAECHACLLTILAGTNLTAASNDLVSLFLALELVSIPTYILLYLPRRDDASREATIKYFLLSAFSSAMVLYGLALLYGATGTTNLATIAAYLRSGWGPLVALGSGLLIAGLAFRITAVPFHFYAPDVFQGSPAFMAGMLSFIPKVVGFVALIRFTTLGSSSVGFLESGLLAGLLKPLLTALAALTMIVGNLMAFRQKNIHRLMAYSSVAHAGYMLVGLSVGAFGSLNGTSALLFYLATYGIMTLGVFAILAAISPPGRSLQNIEDLAGLSRHHSASAFMMAILLFSLTGLPPTAGFLGKLNLFLAAWSDASPAGQYLAIILAVNAAISAYYYLRLIGAMYLNPGVGPSASHPAPAPVAAAIICCVLTIVLFAAPKHVWNAAEGKRPAAAPITAQPAPIDETAISSTR
- a CDS encoding NuoM family protein, whose translation is MISTIVCLLFLPLLVAVLLMLFRGSAGPTVPRWIALVGSLATLAVSLAAAAQFKELPAPAADRGAAQPRVEARYEWLTLDRHVSGKEPQAKQLSFQFYLGVDGISLSMILLTTLLTVSSILISWETIQDRAAEFYTCLLVLEAGLIGVFVSFDLLLFYVFFEFTLIPLFFLVGIWGGPQKVYAAFKFFLYTLAGSLVTLLGLVSMVLWVVSHTDLTTPFSIPDLARTLAAHPMPGSLQVWLFFAIATGFMIKVPLFPFHTWLPLAHVEAPTAGSVLLAGVLLKLGSYGFLRLCLPMFPYACVHCGAPLIGLLSVIGIVYGSLCALVQRDIKKLVAYSSVAHLGFCMLGLFALNAEGITGSILQMINHGLSTGALFLLVGMVYDRYHTRMLDDLGGLANKLPLIAVSMVFISMASIGLPGLNGFVGEVLSLMGMFKFNVAYAVIGASGVVLGAWYLLTMVQHGFFGPLREPRNVHDPIEDMNFREAVALVPLALLCLWIGVTPAPLVDTIRPDVDALVKLYEAVPAPAATADAGAAATTPAVAAK
- the nuoL gene encoding NADH-quinone oxidoreductase subunit L, which produces MSESTRDLILWLIPGAPLAAALLLALTGKLIWKYKSHLPCAAAIAVSFVCSLILLFDILPKTWAHAGEHAEHVLSGPVVAVGYNWLDVGSVHVPIELRADAMTGIMLAMVTGVSLLVAIFGSGYMHHDPGYPRFFAAVSGFVFSMCMLVLSSSYLMLFVFWEAVGVCSYLLIGFWFRKPSAAAAAKKAFVINRIGDFGLILGIFLIWTTFGSLRFDEVFNADRLQTLAMTDPQLITTICLLLFVGAMGKSAQFPLHVWLPDAMEGPTPVSALIHAATMVTAGVYLVARSTPLFMLAPTAQMVVAAVGAITALIAAITALTQTDLKRVMAYSTVSQLGYMFMALGAGAAGKEFVGFAVMAAMFHLFTHAYFKALLFLASGSVMHSMGDVIDMRRFSGLKHALPITHWTFLCGAAALAGIPPLAGFWSKDEILAALFSGATHGEHRMFFAVILGIALFTAFLTAFYTFRAYYMTFHGPERFPEEAGHHPHDAPPAMAWPLRILAIAALGIGLAVGPTHLFGGTFHHTTGIPEGEHGMNFLMMGLSIVIGVAGWFLAKVLYVDKTDVPQTLARQFGPLYRASYGKLYFDEIFMFLVVFPLKGLAYLSELFDKYVVDAAVDGVGKIPGILSSAPQRLHGGFVQSYAFVMWIGVLVCVAFVLQALAGM
- the nuoK gene encoding NADH-quinone oxidoreductase subunit NuoK, yielding MNTINGYLAVGAILFTLGGIGFLTRRNLILMILSAELMLHGVSLTLTTFSKLHGNNEGQVFTIFILTVAACEAGLALSLILNLYQKSRSLNIDLWSLFHESDLPDPLSPEERAPRPLPESTYENLPKLTPAGRPLELSRGDRKETATNV
- a CDS encoding NADH-quinone oxidoreductase subunit J; translation: MNIILDHWHLLLPLLLGALAVWWLMPVGYQRPRIVGALAGIGALVVLADILTPKSLAAEAAVETVLFYVFALGAIGSAALMVTSSNPVYGALWFALTTLSVCGLFVLQDAPFLAASTIVVYAGAIIVTFLFVIMLAQQAGATNYDGRSRHPVGATFMAFILLGTMLYGLQLAGKDVERIGKNGPSATMSRVTGTRSELTVPKVVDGNAAPVGTLHGLGRALFGDYLFAVEMAGTLLLVASIGAIAMAPRRAQGTL